The Dermacentor albipictus isolate Rhodes 1998 colony chromosome 2, USDA_Dalb.pri_finalv2, whole genome shotgun sequence genome has a segment encoding these proteins:
- the LOC135910614 gene encoding uncharacterized protein produces the protein MELDEDSEVVPDAETMEFYRIGPPFPSILRKPGERPRRLEISRRVSFSKDVSEGSSESLHRRLRLNAAPPGRTLRKKQSISIIAFCSFAMVTLVGVFWGYIIHGIVHTEGVTPTPPYRNREYLKASPQEEVLRELDDSDYGVPNLVFLTERSKRRRLRTPVVVLRRHPPPTASPSPSPPTRRWNRTRSYRPRRSPATTAPTRRRRTKPPRKPVFQWRSKVLVSPGSTIETERTDGSPVVEGEAASSPPPTPKEATSGEGKDGDENALFPGADGGVEGDLGASDDSQETTFRGRGGLLGTHSTLGGDAAGNDTSLVGNNTEVADVAGPVDYSTTDNTATWVNNSAGGGAEVSQEPSLESSAGDYEDDRNGSGGEEDVSSNALLNDDEEKPAKDVDHVGRNESSYSAPADGGTSSGAISTVTTTTLSVNVTRQKSDAVALVSIVNGTDTGDYYD, from the exons AGGTCCACCGTTTCCTTCCATCTTGAGGAAACCAGGAGAGCGACCCAGACG ATTGGAAATCTCTCGAAGAGTGTCCTTTTCCAAGGACGTCTCGGAAGG ATCGTCGGAGTCCCTCCATCGTCGACTGCGTTTGAACGCCGCCCCGCCAGGAAGGACGCTCAGAAAAAAACA GAGCATCTCTATCATCGCATTTTGTTCCTTCGCCATGGTCACTTTGGTGGGTGTCTTCTGGGGCTACATCATCCACGGCATCGTCCACACAGAAG GAGTGACGCCTACGCCGCCTTACCGAAACAGGGAGTACTTGAAGG CTAGCCCTCAGGAAGAAGTCTTAAGAGAGCTCGACGACTCCGACTACGGTGTCCCCAACT TGGTGTTCCTCACGGAGCGGTCCAAGCGTCGTCGACTCCGGACGCCCGTGGTAGTCCTGAGACGACACCCGCCGCCGACAGCGTCGCCGTCGCCTTCGCCGCCGACTCGGCGCTGGAACCGCACGCGGTCGTACCGACCTCGGCGGAGCCCCGCGACCACGGCGCCGACGCGCCGACGGCGCACCAAGCCCCCGCGCAAGCCCGTGTTTCAGTGGCGCTCCAAGGTCCTCGTGAGTCCCGGGTCGACGATCGAGACCGAGAGGACCGACGGGTCGCCGGTGGTCGAGGGCGAGGCCGCGTCGTCGCCGCCTCCTACTCCGAAGGAGGCGACCTCCGGAGAAGGCAAGGACGGAGACGAGAATGCCCTCTTTCCGGGCGCTGACGGCGGAGTCGAAGGCGACCTTGGTGCCAGCGACGACTCGCAGGAGACCACCTTCCGAGGGCGGGGCGGGCTCCTGGGCACTCACTCGACGTTGGGGGGAGACGCCGCCGGAAACGACACTTCTTTGGTCGGCAACAACACCGAGGTCGCAGACGTGGCCGGACCCGTAGACTACAGCACCACGGACAACACTGCGACGTGGGTGAACAACTCGGCCGGCGGTGGCGCGGAAGTGTCACAGGAACCGTCGCTCGAATCGTCTGCTGGGGATTACGAGGACGACCGCAACGGCTCGGGAGGAGAGGAGGACGTTTCTTCGAACGCCTTGTTGAATGATGACGAGGAAAAGCCAGCAAAGGACGTTGACCACGTGGGTCGAAATGAGTCGTCGTATTCTGCCCCAGCCGACGGAGGGACAAGCAGCGGCGCTATTTCGACGGTCACGACGACGACGTTGAGCGTGAACGTCACGAGGCAGAAATCTGATGCTGTGGCGCTGGTAAGCATCGTGAACGGCACCGATACGGGGGATTATTACGACTGA